Sequence from the Triplophysa rosa linkage group LG22, Trosa_1v2, whole genome shotgun sequence genome:
GTCCCAGTTATCTCATTGACCTGTGTTGGAGGATCTTTTCCTGTGAGCCCAAGTAGAAACTCCTTAACATCCTTGTTCAGAGCCTAGAAAACATTAgattaataacattaaaaatgacattcctCATGGTATTTCTCACCTCAGAGAAAGTACCAAGCTGTTTTCACGTTAGTATAATGAACACCCATATTTGTTTGGAAATTTTCATTCATtctactcacccacatgtctcCCTCGATTTTCCTGAGCAGAGTGCTGTGTTGATTTCCATGCTTTATGTCAGAGTACACGGGTACATTGTGCATTCGGGAGCGACGGATCATGTACGGCAGCGAAGGTGGTGtatctgtgtaaataaataaatgtgaaaataaactcTAACTATGGGAAACCATTATAAAAAATTGGAAAAATACACAGCACCAATCGTAAATAAACACATGCTACAACTACGTGTATACTAAGAAATGCAGTAATTTACCTGGTGGTTGGATCCATCCTGATGGAGAAGGACCATTATGTTTAGGGGGAGCTGGGATGCGTGAAAGAGGAATGAGCCTCTCCACAAACCTGTACTCTACTGTAGATTCAATGACACTCCCTGTTCCATCAGATCTGTTTTCTACCTGGAAAAGACAACAAAATCACCCGGTTAAACACTTCATCATGTCATCGGTTTAGTTATGTTATTAAACATATCATGCACACACCACATTCAATGCAGATCTACTGTTGTGACATGTCAGGTCACGCGAAATGATTATGGAGGGTAAAAGTACTGCTCACTTTTAAGCAAGATCCAACACTGAATAAACGTGTAGCTG
This genomic interval carries:
- the mrpl49 gene encoding mitochondrial ribosomal protein L49 translates to MSASVRSMSLTLCRSSRVVQRAFRPATRLFSVGSCLKVENRSDGTGSVIESTVEYRFVERLIPLSRIPAPPKHNGPSPSGWIQPPDTPPSLPYMIRRSRMHNVPVYSDIKHGNQHSTLLRKIEGDMWALNKDVKEFLLGLTGKDPPTQVNEITGTIRIKGSFEKELKDWLLEKGF